A single region of the Demequina sp. genome encodes:
- a CDS encoding response regulator transcription factor, with translation MTGAEISVAVVDDQQLLRAGVRMMLDSQADLVFAGEASSGEEAITLARTARPNVMLLDIRMPGRDGVEVIAPILEASPQTRVVMLTTFGIEDYIFASLRAGASGFLLKDATPEQLLAGIRAVASGEMLLAPDVTRRIIENFMTGAPRLEDGPLAALTERERDVLSEVAAGRSNAEIGAALFISEGTVKTHVSRVLAKLQLRDRVQAVIAAYEYGLVEPRRRPG, from the coding sequence GTGACTGGCGCCGAGATCTCCGTGGCGGTTGTTGACGATCAGCAGCTGCTGCGTGCGGGGGTTCGCATGATGCTCGACTCGCAGGCCGACCTCGTGTTTGCGGGCGAGGCGAGCAGCGGCGAGGAGGCGATCACGCTGGCGCGCACCGCGCGGCCCAACGTCATGCTGCTGGACATTCGGATGCCAGGGCGTGACGGTGTTGAGGTCATCGCGCCCATCCTCGAGGCGAGCCCGCAAACCCGTGTGGTGATGCTCACGACGTTCGGGATCGAGGACTACATCTTCGCGTCGCTGCGTGCGGGCGCGAGCGGGTTCCTGCTCAAGGATGCGACGCCGGAACAGCTGCTCGCGGGGATTAGGGCCGTGGCTTCGGGAGAGATGCTGCTGGCGCCGGACGTGACGCGCAGGATCATCGAGAACTTCATGACGGGCGCCCCGCGCCTCGAGGACGGGCCGCTCGCGGCGCTCACAGAGCGGGAAAGGGACGTGCTGAGCGAGGTCGCGGCCGGGCGCAGCAACGCGGAGATAGGCGCGGCGCTGTTCATCTCCGAAGGCACGGTCAAGACGCACGTGAGCCGCGTGCTCGCCAAGCTGCAGCTGCGGGATCGGGTGCAGGCCGTCATCGCGGCGTACGAGTACGGGCTCGTGGAGCCGAGGCGGAGGCCCGGGTAG
- a CDS encoding histidine kinase, with protein sequence MVEADAREPLWRVLLFDVTPAVAFLVMGLVDLYAPLTEPYGDAPLSSAVIPIVLASGSLLIRRRWPLAALAIAVAVVVIPAMLFSVLLTLWGQFLVWVVAMYSVGRHEPWERAVWAPIISLAGFGVVIVRYPGLHIASDVLIDVVMLLGAWGIGRLIAGSASNRAKAMALELERARAEERAALSERTRIARELHDVVSHSITVIVMQAGGARLAAATDPGAANRALELIENVGRETLHELATMLKVLRNDDAGAAPQPVLANIPTLCARMLQLGMTVDVDVAEGLDHVPPGVQLAAYRIVQEGLTNILKHAGPVPTSVVVSRDQGALEVRVASASGRDDGALGGSELGLVGLRERVDSLGGQLQAGPSGDGYGIRAVLPTAVAT encoded by the coding sequence ATGGTCGAGGCCGACGCGCGCGAGCCGCTGTGGCGAGTGCTGCTGTTCGATGTGACGCCAGCGGTGGCGTTCCTCGTCATGGGACTCGTGGATCTCTACGCGCCGCTGACGGAGCCTTACGGCGATGCGCCGCTGTCGAGCGCGGTCATTCCGATTGTGCTTGCGAGCGGCTCGTTGTTGATCCGTCGCCGGTGGCCGCTCGCCGCGCTCGCGATCGCCGTGGCCGTGGTGGTGATTCCCGCGATGCTGTTCTCGGTGCTGCTGACGCTGTGGGGCCAGTTCCTGGTGTGGGTCGTGGCGATGTACTCGGTGGGGCGCCACGAACCGTGGGAGCGGGCCGTGTGGGCGCCCATCATCTCGCTCGCGGGGTTTGGCGTGGTGATCGTCCGCTACCCGGGGCTGCACATCGCGAGCGACGTGCTGATCGATGTGGTGATGCTGCTGGGTGCCTGGGGGATTGGGCGCCTCATCGCCGGCTCGGCGAGCAACAGGGCGAAGGCGATGGCGCTCGAGTTGGAGCGCGCACGGGCCGAGGAGCGCGCTGCGCTGAGCGAACGCACGCGCATCGCGCGCGAGCTTCACGACGTGGTCTCCCACTCGATCACCGTGATCGTGATGCAGGCAGGCGGGGCGCGATTGGCCGCTGCCACGGACCCCGGTGCGGCCAACAGGGCGCTCGAGCTCATCGAGAACGTGGGCAGGGAGACGCTGCACGAGCTGGCGACCATGCTCAAGGTGCTGCGCAACGACGATGCTGGGGCCGCCCCGCAGCCGGTGCTCGCGAACATCCCCACGCTGTGCGCCCGCATGCTGCAGTTGGGGATGACCGTGGACGTGGACGTCGCCGAAGGGCTCGACCACGTGCCGCCGGGCGTTCAACTCGCGGCCTACCGCATTGTGCAGGAGGGCCTCACCAACATCCTCAAGCACGCTGGGCCGGTTCCCACGTCCGTGGTGGTGAGCCGAGACCAAGGCGCGCTTGAAGTGCGGGTGGCCAGCGCGTCGGGCCGTGACGACGGAGCCCTTGGGGGTTCCGAACTGGGGTTGGTGGGATTGAGGGAGCGCGTGGACTCGCTTGGTGGGCAGCTGCAGGCCGGGCCGAGCGGCGACGGCTATGGCATCAGGGCCGTGCTGCCTACGGCGGTGGCTACGTGA
- a CDS encoding PIN domain nuclease, translated as MIVDTSVWIEYLRPGASEVGDYLERMIRAGADIAVPETVMMELLSGTTDEATANDRRRMLEAFDVLPAVPLADSFLAAALQRSCRRAGQTVRNLGDCQIAAVALRLDLVVLHRDRDFEVLAACGGLNTVSLL; from the coding sequence ATGATCGTCGACACATCTGTCTGGATTGAGTACCTGCGTCCAGGGGCGAGCGAAGTCGGCGACTATCTGGAGCGCATGATTCGCGCGGGCGCGGACATTGCCGTGCCGGAGACCGTCATGATGGAGTTGCTAAGCGGGACCACGGACGAAGCGACTGCCAACGACCGGCGTCGCATGCTGGAAGCGTTCGACGTCCTGCCCGCAGTGCCGCTGGCCGATTCCTTCCTCGCTGCGGCCCTCCAGCGCTCGTGCCGCCGCGCGGGCCAGACTGTCCGCAATCTTGGCGACTGCCAGATCGCGGCCGTCGCGCTACGCCTGGACCTGGTGGTGTTGCATCGCGACCGGGACTTCGAAGTCCTCGCCGCCTGCGGCGGGCTCAATACCGTGTCGCTCTTGTGA
- a CDS encoding type II toxin-antitoxin system VapB family antitoxin, translated as MTRTNIEIDDKLVAAVMLRYHLPSKRSAVEYALRQLAIAPKTREEVLAMRGSGFELTNEEIEGDWSLDG; from the coding sequence ATGACGCGCACCAACATCGAGATCGACGACAAGCTCGTCGCCGCGGTGATGTTGCGATACCACCTCCCCTCAAAGCGCAGCGCGGTGGAGTATGCGCTTCGCCAGTTAGCGATCGCGCCCAAGACGCGGGAAGAGGTCCTCGCGATGCGGGGCAGCGGCTTCGAGCTCACGAATGAGGAGATCGAGGGCGATTGGTCGCTTGACGGATGA